Genomic window (Helianthus annuus cultivar XRQ/B chromosome 3, HanXRQr2.0-SUNRISE, whole genome shotgun sequence):
TAGCTTTATAGATGATTTTCataaatttttaatatatttgttGAATGCAAGGGATATCTCTAAAATATTGATTGACTCGATTATAGTTATCTATTCTTACTTTTTGATTCATTTCTTTGACAACTAGATCTTGTGTAGCATTTCATTTTTGACTCTTTATGTTTTTCTGTAAGGCCCGGTTGTATTCTTTGTGTAGACAAGTAGCTATTTCTATACCTTAAATAAGTTTCCATAAATATGTCTTTTTGACAACAGTTGAATGTTAAAATTTCATTAACATATGTAATATGTTAGATTTCGTTTTGAAGTTGCATTGTTTTTATCAGTATTGATCTCGCTTATGTAATATGTCTTTAGGTTTCCCTTTTTATATATACAACATATCGCATCCCCTGCAAATACGAAGCCTTTTCATTTACTCTGATCCTTCATataaagttggggactataggtgtaattttagaaagttggggactatacgTGAACTTTCACCAAACCACAAGgcctatccgggcatttttctctaaaaatggactaaaatagtTTGTGGGTTAACTCTACCCGTACTAAATTTGACTCATTTTTAACCTAACCCTCTTTGACCGGTATCATGCCACCTCTAATCATGATGCTGATTTAGGACCTTATTATTAGTGCATAACTTTGAATTGTTCTTTAAACATCCTTGTTTGCATGCCTTTTGCAGATTCCAAGAAAGAAAGTGTCTTCCAAACATTTCAAAGGAAGGTAGAAGAAAAGCGTAACCAATTAAAAGAAAGTGGTATGTCCTTAAATAGCACCTTTATCAAGAATCACGATGTTAAATTGATGTTTTGATTACAATCTTTTTATATTTGACAGGCAGAGGACTTGCGGTATCGTGGGCTTTATGTGCCGTATGCCTTTTCGGCCATGTTTCTCATTTCATAGGAGCCAAGGCTTGGTGGATCCACGCCATGCATTCCACCGGTTTCCATTTGTCGTTATCTTTATTTACATTGTTGATTCCTGGACGCCAACTTATTGTTGACGGTATGAAAAGTCTTATACGGGGGACTCCAAACATGAATACATTAGTTGGTCTTGGGGCGATATCGTCATTTACTGTTAGCTCATTGGCAGCATTGATACCAAAATTGGTAACCACCACTGTTCTTTTGTAATATATCTTGCTGTTATCAGGCTAATATGCAACACTATTACGGTCTTGTGATTAGGGTTGGAAGGTGTTCTTTGAAGAACCGATTATGCTGATAGCATTTGTTTTGCTGGGAAGGAATCTTGAACAAAGAGCTAAAATTAAGGCCACTAGTGACATGGCAAGCCTTCTTAGTGTTCTGCCACCAAAAGCTCGTCTTCTAGTGAACGATGGTGATGATGATAAAGAATCAAGCTCAACAGTGGATGTTCCTTGTGACAGTCTCTCTGTAGGAGATAAAATTGTTGTACTACCCGGAGTAagtaaatgttttatttttaaattatatatatataacgtcTGACAAAAAAACATTGTTTCGAATACTCATTGTTCAGGATCGTGTTCCTGCTGATGGTATAGTCACAGCTGGCAGAAGCACTGTGGACGAGTCAAGTTTCACGGGTGAGCCACTCCCCGTCACTAAGCTTCCAGGGGTAATGTGGTTgctactttaaaaaaaataaaaattatatagatttttgtgaaaaaaaataaTTCTGAAAATTTGGATCTGTGTTGTAGGCTGAAGTGTCAGCAGGTAGTATTAATCTAAATGGAGCACTTACTGTTGAAGTACAAAGGTCAGGAGGTGAGACCTTCATGGGCGACATTGTTCGTTTGGTAGAAGAAGCTCAAAGTAGAGAAGCCCCTGTTCAACGTTTGGCTGACAAGGTCATATTTTAATTTTcttatattgtttttagtaatGTAGTCTTATCATATATATGCAGTAAGTTACTACTTGTTTGATTCTGCTTGATGAATAATGTTGTATGTTGCTTGACTAGGTTGCTGGACACTTCACGTATGGTGTAATGGCAATTTCAGCTGCCACATTTGTGTTTTGGAGTACTGTTGGTGCACGTATATTACCGGTCGCTTTTCAGCAAGGAAGTGCCATGTCATTAGCATTGCAGCTCTCATGTAGCGTTTTGGTATTCAACCTTTTTCTTCACTAAACCGTAATTTCACTTCGTGTTGGTCGTTAAAATTAGTTAAGCTTAACCAATGTTCTGTGAATGCAGGTTGTTGCTTGTCCATGTGCATTGGGTTTAGCAACGCCTACTGCTGTGCTGGTAATACCGTATATCCAAGATATCTATATAAATCTGTGAAGATAGTCTGCTTTTTATATTTACCTACTTTATTATGCTAATTTTGTAGGTTGGAACTTCACTTGGTGCCACAAAAGGATTGCTTTTGCGTGGTGGAAGTATCTTAGAGAAGTTTTCAGCGGTCAACACAATTGTTTTTGACAAAACAGGGACATTGACCATTGGCAAACCTGTTGTCACAAAAATAGTGACCACTGCCTCTGATGAGCATTTCGAGTGAGTATTGATCTGTATCCTTAGCGAAAAAAATATATCAGGATCCTATATTATGATATTTTGTTGCATCAGAACTTAGAAGTTTTCTACATATGATGCAGGCTAAATTCAAATGAGAAATGGTCTGAAACCGATGTACTGAAGCTAGCTGCTGCAGTAGAATCTAACACACTTCATCCGATTGGGAAAGCTATCCTGGAAGCTGCCCGGGCTGCTAAATGTTCTAATGTGAAGGTATTTACAAAAAATGGAGTTTTAGGGCCAACTCATATAATCTTACGGAAAAATCTAAGTGAAGTATGAAAGTTTATAAACTTGCTCATTTGAAGTCATCATTCTGTTCCTTTTTGCAGTATACAAGACAATATTGCTATTTGTTTTTTCGTGTTAGGTTTGAATAAAATGCTAGATTTTGGGTTCTTAGGACCTGTAATTTGTTAATACCTCTATTCTGTTGAGATGGTTACCTATAATAATTATGAATGATTTTGTGTATATAGATAGTAGTTCACTGCATTTAGATAATTGACTAACATAGTTACGTCGCTTTTAACTATGTTAGTGTCATAAGTTGGTGATTATATGCAGGCTGATGATGGAACATTTATGGAAGAACCTGGATCTGGTGCCGTAGCCTCTTGTGGGAAGAAGATGGTTTCTGTCGGTACATTGGAATGGGTTAGAAGGTACTTATTATGTTGCAACTTGTAACCACTCTGCTATACAAAGCTTTGCATATAATTGCAGTCATTAGACACACCGAATCTATAATGCAGGCATGGAGTTACTGAGAATCCGTTTGTAGAAACTGAAGAATTTAAAAATCAATCAGTTGTGTATGTCGGGATAGATGGTGTGCTTGCAGGTCTTATTTATGTTGAGGATCAGATAAGAGAAGATGCTGCACACGTTGTTCAATCTTTGACTAGTCAAGGAATTAATGTATACTTGCTTTCTGGGGATAAAAAAAGTTCAGCTGAATATGTTGCATCCGTTGTCGGTATTCCAAAGGAACAGGTACAATGAGTTTATTCTGGTTCtagttataaaattatatatgAATGAAAAATATTGTTATCATTCTTTTTGATGACCTAAAATTGGGGAGTGGCAGGTGTTTTATGGAGTTAAACCTGATGAGAAAAGTAAATTTATAAGCAGACTTCAGAAGGATCAACATATTGTCGCTATGGTCGGGGATGGAATCAATGATGCTGCCGCGCTGGCTGAATCACATGTAGGAGTCGCCATAGGTGGCGGTGTTGGAGCTGCCAGCGAGGTCGCCTCAGTTGTGCTCATGGGTAACAAAATTTCACAGGTACAGGATGTCACTTTTGCTTATGTGGCTGCAATTTCATGAAGATATTATTTGGATTATATACATAGTGGTGCTAACCTTAACTATTGCAGTTGATTGATGCATTGGAGCTTAGCAGACAAACAATGAACACTGTAAAGCAAAATCTCTGGTGGGCTTTTGGCTACAATATTGTAAGTCATCATTTTATTTATTGAAAAAAAATACTTATATACCTTTTTGTGCTAAATGAGTGAATAGAACACGGTTGCATTTGGCCCATTTGACGTACTGTGACCAAATTTCAGGTTGGGATCCCAATAGCTGCTGGAAGTTTGTTGCCGGCGACAGGGTTGATGCTTACCCCGTCGATTGCTGGGGCCCTCATGGGTTTTAGCTCTATTGGTGTTATGGCTAATTCGTTGCTTCTGAGATTTAGATTTACATCACAACACAAGAAAATTAatggatcatcatcatcatcatcatatcaaGTACAAGAAGACATTGAAGCACCCAAAACTCATGTTAAAAATCACATTGATAGTTAAGAGTTATAGAGGAGTTGTCTTGTTTAAACAAGGCTTGAGGTTTACTCGTGCCACGTTTATTAAACACAGAACCCAGTTCGATTATTATGCTTTTAATTTGGGGGTAAAATCTTCAAAACCTTCAGTTATAAGGATAGTCGGATCATAATGTTCTTCTTCCAACAAAGGCTCTACCCAGCCCAAATATGTCTATGGGTTCACTATTGAGTATTAACAACTCCAATTTACGGTTTGTGGCGGCGATGTCATAAAATAcagtataataataaaaatacgaTGTCATTAGATGCGACAATTATCATCGATCGTTCATATATCATCACTCATTTAATTACACAATTCTCGTATATCATCACTCATTTTGATTACACAATtctgtcttcacatcttcatcgAATCAATAAAGGATAGCCCAGTGGGTGTGAAATATGTTTGTTGCTTCCACCACCTTTTGTACAGATTATTAACTTGAATCCACTTTGATATTAGCAATTTGGTTGCGGAGTTCATACATAAGTTTGTCTCTATGAATACATTTCGGTCAATCTTGGtatctttggtattatcaaatTCACAAAAATTATTATGCAGGCTCAAAGTGCCTACACATGTAAGTAATTCGGTGGTTATCTCGTAAAATACACAAGATAAATTCATATATGAGTGATTCAACATGCTTGTTGCCTGGTTGATTTTCTTCTTCCTCCCTAGTTGGCGGTTTTAAGATGCTAATGGTTTGAGTTCATCAACTAAGAAGTTGGGTTTAACAATAGGGGGATTGGGTCAACGGGTTATGGGATTATTTGGGTATTTGAGTGAAATTGGGTTATGGGTAATTCAATTTGGGCTTATTAAAAAATGGGTTTAActtagagtaaattgtcattttagtccctgagttttgtccaaa
Coding sequences:
- the LOC110928971 gene encoding copper-transporting ATPase PAA1, chloroplastic — its product is MESTLLATATGLSKTLCYSTATARSHLALLHLRRATSCEIRRFGYAAPLIGGLPVVRYRLACVSSSSFASGGGGYGGGVFGGGGGGGGGGDGEVKVNPIVVGADDASGVSSDVIVLDVGGMACGGCSASVKRILESQPLVSAASVNLTTETAIVWPVPEAKGTPNWQKVLGEELAKHLTTCGFNSNLRDSKKESVFQTFQRKVEEKRNQLKESGRGLAVSWALCAVCLFGHVSHFIGAKAWWIHAMHSTGFHLSLSLFTLLIPGRQLIVDGMKSLIRGTPNMNTLVGLGAISSFTVSSLAALIPKLGWKVFFEEPIMLIAFVLLGRNLEQRAKIKATSDMASLLSVLPPKARLLVNDGDDDKESSSTVDVPCDSLSVGDKIVVLPGDRVPADGIVTAGRSTVDESSFTGEPLPVTKLPGAEVSAGSINLNGALTVEVQRSGGETFMGDIVRLVEEAQSREAPVQRLADKVAGHFTYGVMAISAATFVFWSTVGARILPVAFQQGSAMSLALQLSCSVLVVACPCALGLATPTAVLVGTSLGATKGLLLRGGSILEKFSAVNTIVFDKTGTLTIGKPVVTKIVTTASDEHFELNSNEKWSETDVLKLAAAVESNTLHPIGKAILEAARAAKCSNVKADDGTFMEEPGSGAVASCGKKMVSVGTLEWVRRHGVTENPFVETEEFKNQSVVYVGIDGVLAGLIYVEDQIREDAAHVVQSLTSQGINVYLLSGDKKSSAEYVASVVGIPKEQVFYGVKPDEKSKFISRLQKDQHIVAMVGDGINDAAALAESHVGVAIGGGVGAASEVASVVLMGNKISQLIDALELSRQTMNTVKQNLWWAFGYNIVGIPIAAGSLLPATGLMLTPSIAGALMGFSSIGVMANSLLLRFRFTSQHKKINGSSSSSSYQVQEDIEAPKTHVKNHIDS